The region CAAGGGCTAAAATAGAAAGAACTATCTTCCCACCTTTATCATTTTCTAAAATCTGTAATATTATTGGTTTTCTTTTCATCATCTTTTCCACCTTAATCTTGAGCATCTCGACCTTTTTGAGGGAAAAGTCCTCTAGGTCTTTTTTGAATAAATAAAATAATAAATACAAGGATGATAACTTTTGCTAAAACAGCCCCTGCTACTGGTTCTATAAATTTGTTAATCTCCCCAAGTGTTAGTGCACCAATTAGTGTTCCCCAAAGGTTACCAACTCCACCAAATACAACAACCATAAAGGAGTCAACAATATAGGCTTGTCCAAGATTTGGACCTACATTTGTAAGTTGTGATAATGCAACTCCAGCAATTCCAGCAATTCCTGAACCTATACCAAAAGTCATGGCATCTATCCAAGATGTTTTAATCCCCATTGCTTGAGCCATTTGTCTATTTTGTGTTACAGCTCGCACCTTTAATCCTAAAGAGGTTTTATTTAGAACCATTAATATTCCAAAGAAAACTAATACTGCAAATATGATGATATATAATCTATTGTATGTAAGTGATAGAGCACTATTAATCTCTAATGCACCACTCATCCATTGGGGAGTTTTAACCTCTTGATTTAGTGGAGAATAGATTGTTCTTACTATTTGTTGCAAAATTAAACTAATCCCAAATGTAGCCAATAAGGTTTCAAGTGGTCTTCCATATAGATGTCTAATTACAAGTCTTTCAATAATAATACCCACTATTCCACTTACAATAAATGCAGCAGGGATAGCCACAATTATAGAGTATTCTATTAAGTTTGGCATAACTTGTTGAAGTGTATATGTTGTATAAGCTCCAATCATCATCATCTCACCATGAGCCATATTGATAACTTTCATTACTCCAAAGGTAATTGCAAGTCCAATAGCTGCAAGGAGTAAAACTGAACCCATACTAAGACCAAAAAATGCCTTTTCTAAAACACTATAATATGATCTAATAGTCTCAACGGATGTAATAGAACTATTTGCAGCTTTTTGTAACTCTTTGCTAATATTATCTTGATTTGCAATTGTTTTTAAAGTTGCAAGGGTATCTGAAGAGATAAAATCACTTAAATCTTTTACCGCTTTGATTTGCTTTTGTCCACTTGAATATTTTGCAAGTATAATAGTTTTTGCTTCAAGTAATACCTCTTTTACTTCACTGTCTTTCTCTTTTGATAAAGCTTTTTCTATTAACTCTTTAGAGTCTTCATCCACATTTGATAAGATATTTTTTGCTGATTTAAGTCTTATCTCTTTTTTCTTTGAAAAAAGATTCATTTGTGCAAGATTTGATTTAATAATACTTCTTAATCTATTGTTTGTTTTTACTTTTTTAAACTCTCTTCTGTTTTGAGGTTTAAGTAGTTTTCCCTCTAAAAAAGTTTTAGTATGATAAGTACTTCCCTCTTTTTTTTCAAGAAGTACAAATGTTCCCTCTTTTTTTGTATAAAGAAGGTCACCCTCTACCATCTTTTTAAGTAAAATTTCTGTTCTTTCATCTTCTGCATATTTTTCAACTAACTCTTTTATAACTTCTGCTTTTGTTTTAAAGGATTTAGTTTTTAATTTTTCAATATCAGTTTCAAAATTTGCGAATAATGAGCTAAAGAAAAATAAATTAAGAAAGATTATTTTTAAAATATTGATTTTCATATAAGTGCCTTTTGTAAAAAAGAGAGGAGAACTTTGTAGGAGATAAAGTCCTCTCTTTTTTTAAATTTTTAGTAGTTTTGACCTGAACACTTTTTAGTTACAGTGTTGTAGTTACCGCAATTAATTGGTGCAGTCCAGTCAGCAATTACATCTTTTGATGCTGGTAAGAAATCAGACCAAGCATCACCTGCAATTTCACCATCAGTTGACCATACAGTTTCAAATTGACCATCTTCTTGAATCTCACCAATAAGTACTGGTTTTGTTAGGTGGTGATTTTTAAGCATTTTAGCTGTTCCACCAGTTAAGTTAGGAACTTCAAGACCAATAATAGCTTTACTAACTTTATCAACATCAGTTGTTCCAGCTTTTTCAACAGCTTTTACCCAAAGATTGAAACCAATATATGTAGCTTCCATAGGGTCATTTGTAACTCTTTTGTTATCTTTAATGAATTTTTTCCAAGTTGCAATAAATTCATCATTTAAATCAGACTCTGCACTTTGGAAATA is a window of Halarcobacter sp. DNA encoding:
- the urtB gene encoding urea ABC transporter permease subunit UrtB, yielding MKINILKIIFLNLFFFSSLFANFETDIEKLKTKSFKTKAEVIKELVEKYAEDERTEILLKKMVEGDLLYTKKEGTFVLLEKKEGSTYHTKTFLEGKLLKPQNRREFKKVKTNNRLRSIIKSNLAQMNLFSKKKEIRLKSAKNILSNVDEDSKELIEKALSKEKDSEVKEVLLEAKTIILAKYSSGQKQIKAVKDLSDFISSDTLATLKTIANQDNISKELQKAANSSITSVETIRSYYSVLEKAFFGLSMGSVLLLAAIGLAITFGVMKVINMAHGEMMMIGAYTTYTLQQVMPNLIEYSIIVAIPAAFIVSGIVGIIIERLVIRHLYGRPLETLLATFGISLILQQIVRTIYSPLNQEVKTPQWMSGALEINSALSLTYNRLYIIIFAVLVFFGILMVLNKTSLGLKVRAVTQNRQMAQAMGIKTSWIDAMTFGIGSGIAGIAGVALSQLTNVGPNLGQAYIVDSFMVVVFGGVGNLWGTLIGALTLGEINKFIEPVAGAVLAKVIILVFIILFIQKRPRGLFPQKGRDAQD